A single window of Zea mays cultivar B73 chromosome 10, Zm-B73-REFERENCE-NAM-5.0, whole genome shotgun sequence DNA harbors:
- the LOC103641822 gene encoding polyadenylate-binding protein 2: MSAQVAVVPNGGPGAVPAVVSPGAVGVAQPLPTTSLYVGDLEGAVSDSQLYELFSQAGQVVSVRVCRDVTSRRSLGYAYVNYSNPLDAARALEVLNFAALNNKPIRVMYSNRDPSSRRSGSANIFIKNLDKTIDNKTLHETFSSFGTILSCKVAVDEAGQSKGFGFVQYDKEEAAQNAIKSLNGMLINDKPVFVGPFVRKQERDHSFDKTKFNNVFVKNLSESTTKEDLLKIFGEYGDITSAVVMIGMDGKSRCFGFINFENPDAASHAVQELNGKKINDKEWYVGRAQKKSEREMELKRRFEQSLKDAADKYQGLNLYLKNLDDSIGDDQLCELFSNFGKITSYKVMRDQNGLSKGSGFVAFSTREEASQALTEMNGKMISGKPLYVAFAQRKEDRKAMLQAQFSQMRPAVPMTPTLAPRLPMYSPMAPQQLFYGQAPPAMMPPQPGFAFQQQLVPGMRPGGPHMPNYYVPVVQQGQQGPRPGIRRGAGAQGQQPVPPFQQQILPRGRMYRYPTGRNMPEAPAMPGVAGGMIQAYDMGGFPVRDAALSPAAQIGTLTSALANANPEQQRTILGENLYPLVEQLEPNQAAKVTGMLLEMDQTEVLHLLESPDALKSKVAEAMDVLRNVAHQQNPNLPTSQLAALSLTEGIMS; the protein is encoded by the exons ATgtcggcgcaagtggcggtggtgCCTAATGGGGGCCCGGGCGCTGTCCCCGCGGTGGTGTCGCCGGGAGCTGTCGGCGTGGCTCAGCCTCTCCCGACCACGTCGCTCTACGTGGGCGACCTGGAGGGGGCCGTCTCGGACTCGCAGCTGTACGAACTCTTCAGCCAGGCGGGGCAGGTGGTGTCGGTGCGCGTCTGCAGGGATGTCACCTCGCGCCGCTCGCTCGGATACGCCTACGTCAACTACAGCAATCCCTTGGATG CTGCGAGAGCATTGGAAGTGCTGAACTTTGCTGCTCTTAACAACAAGCCTATCCGGGTGATGTATTCAAACCGTGATCCAAGCAGCCGCAGGAGTGGATCTGCTAACATTTTCATAAAA AATCTTGACAAGACAATAGACAATAAAACCCTTCATGAGACCttttcttcatttggtaccaTTCTCTCGTGTAAGGTAGCTGTGGATGAAGCAGGCCAATCCAAAGGCTTTGGTTTTGTTCAGTATGACAAAGAAGAAGCTGCGCAGAACGCTATAAAAAGTCTTAACGGGATGCTTATAAATGATAAGCCTGTTTTTGTTGGACCTTTTGTTCGCAAGCAAGAAAGAGATCATTCTTTTGACAAGAcaaaatttaacaatgtctttgtGAAAAATTTGTCTGAGTCTACCACAAAGGAAGATTTACTCAAAATCTTTGGTGAATATGGGGATATTACAAGTGCTGTTGTGATGATTGGTATGGATGGTAAATCAAGGTGTTTTGGTTTCATCAATTTTGAGAATCCAGATGCAGCTTCCCATGCTGTTCAGGAACTTAATGGTAAGAAGATAAATGACAAAGAGTGGTATGTTGGAAGAGCTCAGAAGAAGTCAGAAAGAGAGATGGAACTAAAAAGGAGATTTGAGCAAAGCTTGAAAGATGCTGCTGACAAATATCAAGGACTGAACTTATACCTCAAGAACTTGGATGATAGCATTGGAGATGATCAACTTTGTGAATTGTTCTCTAACTTTGGCAAAATTACTTCGTACAAG GTGATGCGTGACCAAAATGGTCTTAGCAAAGGCTCTGGATTTGTTGCTTTCTCAACTCGTGAGGAAGCATCTCAGGCT TTAACTGAAATGAATGGCAAAATGATATCTGGAAAACCATTGTATGTTGCATTTGCACAGCGCAAAGAAGATAGAAAAGCGATGTTGCAG GCACAGTTTTCTCAGATGCGCCCTGCTGTACCAATGACACCCACTCTAGCCCCACGCCTTCCAATGTACTCTCCGATGGCTCCTCAGCAACTCTTCTATGGACAAGCGCCACCAGCTATGATGCCCCCTCAG CCAGGATTTGCTTTCCAGCAACAGCTTGTTCCAGGCATGAGGCCTGGGGGTCCTCATATGCCAAACTATTATGTTCCGGTTGTCCAACAGGGCCAACAGGGTCCACGCCCAGGTATTAGGCGTGGAGCTGGAGCCCAGGGCCAGCAACCTGTGCCACCATTTCAGCAGCAG ATTCTTCCGCGAGGACGGATGTACCGTTACCCAACTGGTCGCAACATGCCTGAAGCTCCAGCGATGCCAGGGGTTGCTGGAGGTATGATTCAGGCATATGATATGGGAGGCTTCCCTGTGAGAGATGCTGCCTTATCACCGGCCGCTCAAATTGGGACTCTGACTTCTGCCCTTGCAAATGCTAATCCTGAGCAGCAAAGAACG ATACTTGGTGAAAACCTATACCCACTGGTTGAGCAACTGGAACCAAACCAAGCTGCAAAGGTCACTGGAATGCTTTTGGAGATGGATCAGACCGAGGTCCTCCACCTGCTCGAGTCCCCTGATGCTCTCAAGTCCAAGGTTGCTGAGGCGATGGATGTTCTCCGCAATGTGGCCCaccagcaaaacccaaacctcccGACCAGTCAGCTTGCCGCATTATCACTGACCGAAGGCATTATGTCCTAA